A window from Pyrococcus yayanosii CH1 encodes these proteins:
- a CDS encoding PrsW family intramembrane metalloprotease, whose protein sequence is MEILSTLVFFAYAPALALLWYFYHEDRLEPEPKRYVIGTFLLGGTISVLVALVLESILVPRWFSLPTVLPATVLYMALVAGFVEEPAKALAIRWPYRAGQMDGIMDGVVYGVAAGLGFAATENLLYGLGYGPGTTIGRAFLTPIAHATWSALVGVGYGLKAEGKIRSTLPYYTLAIFLHFLWDYYAFLSLAVPAYYILVIFLLLVNFALIRYLVILGQREDLEKAWWYWFVGGRWYD, encoded by the coding sequence GTGGAAATCCTTTCCACCCTCGTCTTCTTCGCTTACGCACCTGCCCTCGCCCTTCTCTGGTATTTCTACCACGAGGATCGCCTAGAACCGGAGCCCAAAAGGTACGTTATAGGAACGTTCTTGCTTGGAGGCACCATATCCGTTCTTGTCGCCCTTGTCTTGGAAAGCATCCTCGTTCCGCGCTGGTTCTCCCTTCCAACTGTCCTTCCGGCCACGGTTCTCTACATGGCCCTCGTAGCAGGCTTCGTCGAGGAGCCGGCGAAGGCCCTCGCTATAAGGTGGCCCTATCGGGCCGGACAGATGGACGGGATAATGGACGGCGTCGTCTACGGCGTTGCCGCTGGACTCGGCTTTGCCGCAACCGAGAATCTCCTCTACGGGCTCGGTTATGGTCCCGGGACGACTATTGGCAGGGCCTTCTTAACGCCCATAGCCCATGCCACGTGGAGCGCCCTTGTGGGCGTTGGGTACGGCCTTAAGGCCGAAGGGAAAATCAGATCAACTCTTCCCTACTATACCCTCGCCATATTCCTCCACTTCCTCTGGGACTACTACGCCTTCCTGAGCCTTGCGGTACCTGCCTACTATATCCTCGTTATATTCCTCCTCCTCGTTAACTTTGCACTCATCAGGTACCTCGTGATCCTTGGCCAAAGGGAGGACTTGGAGAAGGCTTGGTGGTACTGGTTCGTGGGGGGCAGGTGGTATGACTGA
- a CDS encoding 30S ribosomal protein S3ae yields the protein MAKPRRKAGATRDKWKLKQWYIIYAPDFFGGQEIGLTPADDPEKVIGRVVEVTLKDLTGDFTKGHVKLYFQVYDVKGQNAYTKFKGHKLARSYIRSLVRRRTTRIDGIFNITTKDGYKLRVMGMAIAMRRIQTSQERAIRKIMQEIIYRKAEELNFKDFILEAVTGKMAEEIAREAKKIYPLKRAEIRKIKVLAEPEAA from the coding sequence ATGGCGAAGCCTAGGAGGAAGGCTGGTGCCACGAGAGATAAGTGGAAGCTCAAGCAGTGGTACATAATCTACGCCCCTGACTTCTTCGGGGGGCAAGAGATAGGGCTCACGCCAGCCGACGATCCCGAGAAGGTCATAGGTAGGGTCGTCGAGGTGACCCTTAAGGATCTCACGGGAGACTTCACCAAGGGCCACGTCAAGCTGTACTTCCAGGTCTACGACGTCAAGGGCCAGAACGCCTACACCAAGTTCAAGGGCCACAAGCTCGCTAGGAGCTACATAAGGAGCCTCGTTAGGAGGAGGACCACGAGGATAGACGGCATATTCAACATCACAACTAAAGACGGCTACAAGCTCCGTGTTATGGGTATGGCAATAGCCATGCGCCGCATCCAGACCAGCCAGGAGAGGGCCATCAGGAAGATAATGCAGGAAATTATCTACAGAAAGGCTGAGGAGCTTAACTTCAAGGACTTCATCCTCGAGGCCGTGACTGGCAAGATGGCCGAGGAGATAGCCAGGGAAGCTAAGAAGATATACCCGCTCAAGAGGGCCGAGATAAGGAAAATAAAGGTCTTGGCAGAGCCCGAAGCCGCTTGA
- a CDS encoding single-stranded-DNA-specific exonuclease RecJ, whose product MDKNAFLERAREGAELIKMHVELEHTIRIISHRDADGITAGAILAKAVAREGGKFHLSIIKQVSEELIRELREEDYRIYVFSDLGSGSLNLIREHLGDRTVIIADHHPPEDGELPDGHVLVNPVPFGANSVRDLSGSGVAYFIAREINRKNRDLSYLALVGAVGDMQENDGVFHGMNLDIIEDGKALSIVEVRKELRLFGRESRPLYQMLAYATNPELPEITGDERKAIEWLRSKGFDPDVKYWQLREEEKKRLHDLLVIHLLKHGATKEDVDRLIGDVVLITIYPEGDPRHEAREFATLLNATGRLNAGTLGVAVCFGDENAFKRALKLVEDYKREQIEARKYLIQNWESLLWEGEHVYVLYAGKAIKDTLVGIAASMAINAGLADPEKPVIVLADSEENEELMKGSARTTERALAKGYHLGEALRKAAEILGGEGGGHAIAAGIRFPKDKLEEFQELIDRLLGEQVGAHGDKGRG is encoded by the coding sequence ATGGACAAGAATGCCTTTTTGGAGAGGGCCCGGGAGGGTGCCGAGCTAATAAAGATGCATGTGGAGCTAGAACACACCATCAGGATTATCTCCCACCGCGATGCCGATGGGATAACCGCGGGGGCTATCCTCGCGAAGGCCGTCGCGAGGGAGGGCGGCAAGTTCCACCTCAGCATAATCAAACAGGTAAGTGAGGAGCTCATAAGGGAGCTGAGGGAGGAAGACTACAGGATATACGTCTTCAGCGACCTTGGGAGCGGTTCCCTGAACCTCATAAGAGAGCATCTCGGGGACAGGACAGTGATCATAGCGGACCATCACCCCCCTGAGGACGGGGAACTGCCCGATGGACACGTCCTCGTAAACCCTGTCCCCTTCGGGGCCAACAGTGTCCGCGATCTAAGCGGTTCGGGTGTCGCCTACTTTATAGCGAGAGAAATAAACCGGAAAAACAGAGATCTCAGCTACTTGGCTCTTGTGGGGGCTGTTGGAGACATGCAGGAGAACGACGGCGTGTTTCATGGCATGAACCTCGATATAATCGAGGACGGGAAGGCTCTTAGTATAGTCGAAGTGAGGAAGGAATTGAGGCTTTTTGGGAGAGAAAGCCGGCCTCTCTATCAGATGCTAGCCTACGCTACGAATCCGGAGCTCCCGGAGATAACGGGCGACGAGAGAAAAGCCATAGAGTGGCTCAGGAGCAAGGGCTTTGATCCCGACGTAAAGTACTGGCAACTGCGCGAGGAGGAGAAGAAGAGGCTCCACGACCTCCTTGTCATTCACTTACTCAAGCATGGGGCCACGAAGGAGGACGTTGACAGGCTGATAGGCGATGTCGTTCTGATAACAATATATCCCGAAGGAGACCCAAGGCATGAGGCCCGTGAATTTGCAACACTCCTGAACGCGACTGGCAGGCTCAACGCCGGGACGCTCGGCGTCGCCGTCTGCTTCGGGGATGAGAACGCCTTCAAGAGGGCCCTCAAGCTCGTTGAGGACTACAAGAGGGAGCAGATAGAGGCTAGGAAGTACCTGATACAGAACTGGGAGTCCCTCCTCTGGGAAGGCGAGCACGTCTATGTCCTCTACGCTGGCAAGGCCATAAAGGATACTCTCGTCGGGATAGCCGCCAGCATGGCCATAAACGCTGGTCTCGCCGACCCGGAGAAGCCGGTAATAGTTTTAGCGGACAGCGAGGAGAATGAAGAACTCATGAAGGGCTCAGCCAGGACGACGGAGAGGGCCTTAGCGAAGGGATATCACTTAGGGGAAGCCCTTAGGAAGGCCGCTGAGATCCTTGGTGGGGAAGGGGGAGGCCACGCCATAGCGGCGGGTATAAGGTTTCCCAAGGATAAGCTTGAGGAGTTTCAAGAGCTCATAGACAGGCTACTTGGAGAGCAGGTGGGGGCTCATGGAGATAAGGGCCGAGGTTGA
- a CDS encoding Lrp/AsnC family transcriptional regulator — MRKLDKMDLQLVKVLSQNSRLTYKELAELLSTTRQRVARRMEKLKRLGVIKKFTVIPNFEKLGYAYVILAVSLRPGTDINTIIERLQAREEVKIIEKGIGAHSLIIHVLVPKELKGAEERVEEIMNELKEAERIDVTFVSDVVKFELI; from the coding sequence ATGAGGAAGCTTGATAAGATGGACCTCCAACTCGTTAAGGTTCTCTCCCAGAACTCCCGCCTCACATATAAGGAGCTTGCGGAGCTCCTCAGCACGACCCGGCAAAGGGTCGCGAGAAGGATGGAGAAGCTCAAAAGGCTCGGCGTCATAAAGAAGTTTACCGTGATTCCCAACTTTGAGAAGCTCGGCTATGCCTACGTCATCCTAGCCGTGTCCCTCCGGCCCGGCACAGACATTAATACCATAATCGAGAGGCTCCAGGCTAGGGAAGAGGTTAAAATCATCGAGAAGGGGATAGGAGCCCACAGCCTCATAATCCACGTGCTCGTCCCCAAAGAGCTGAAGGGCGCAGAAGAGCGCGTTGAGGAGATAATGAATGAGCTAAAGGAAGCAGAAAGAATAGACGTGACATTCGTCAGCGACGTCGTGAAGTTTGAATTAATTTAA
- a CDS encoding HIT family protein: MKILWAPWRIEYIRAPKHEGCIFCDFPKENRDRERLILYRGKHAFVIMNNYPYNPGHVMVAPYRHVGNLEELTDEELLEIMKLAQLMIKAIKKVMRPDGFNLGFNIGRVAGAGIDGHIHLHIVPRWNGDTNFMPVIADTKVIPESLEEAYDDIKRAIEEIENAERE; this comes from the coding sequence ATGAAGATACTGTGGGCGCCGTGGCGAATTGAATACATCAGGGCCCCAAAGCACGAAGGGTGCATATTCTGCGACTTTCCAAAGGAGAACAGGGACAGGGAGCGGTTAATTCTGTATAGGGGGAAGCACGCCTTTGTCATAATGAACAACTACCCTTACAACCCAGGCCACGTCATGGTGGCCCCCTATAGGCACGTGGGGAACCTCGAGGAGCTGACGGATGAAGAACTGCTAGAGATCATGAAGCTGGCCCAGCTCATGATAAAGGCCATAAAGAAGGTCATGAGACCAGACGGCTTCAACCTTGGATTTAATATAGGCAGGGTTGCAGGAGCGGGCATAGACGGCCACATCCACCTGCACATCGTCCCGAGGTGGAACGGGGATACAAACTTCATGCCAGTCATTGCGGACACAAAGGTAATCCCCGAGTCCCTCGAAGAAGCCTACGATGATATTAAGAGAGCAATAGAGGAGATCGAAAATGCTGAGCGAGAGTGA
- a CDS encoding ArsR/SmtB family transcription factor, whose translation MKLRELIERLNERQRKTVMGCLEKCQIFDLDEELELEPRGELQRFLKIMANPIRYGILKILRDRWMCVCLISEALGVDQTLVSHHIRILKELDLLHERREGKLRFYRTNEERLKEFIEMLAEEFGHGAPEGR comes from the coding sequence GTGAAGCTCAGGGAACTCATCGAGAGACTTAACGAAAGGCAGAGAAAGACCGTAATGGGATGCCTCGAGAAGTGCCAGATCTTCGATCTCGACGAGGAACTGGAGCTAGAGCCAAGGGGTGAGCTCCAGAGGTTCCTCAAAATTATGGCGAATCCAATCCGCTATGGAATTCTTAAAATACTAAGGGACAGGTGGATGTGCGTGTGTCTTATCTCTGAAGCCCTTGGTGTCGACCAAACCCTCGTTAGCCACCACATAAGGATACTGAAGGAGCTCGATCTACTCCATGAGAGGAGGGAAGGCAAGCTGAGGTTCTACAGGACGAACGAAGAAAGGTTAAAGGAGTTCATTGAAATGCTCGCGGAGGAGTTCGGACATGGAGCTCCAGAGGGACGTTGA
- a CDS encoding DUF2666 family protein, translated as MRVVDHIEFTARHGPWLVGERLEEMEEEKIAKFLARISNTVNNKLPDYLTVVIDVEGVRALLGEGELWEVLKHLRSPGTSRKLNALIREEDKKLRKILGDVAKALLVRLSLANLAPVDYPVEPISEVRVKLPYEEEHVNFTAKHDRWIVVKRLMIDEKTSQLDVARLLASINETAVSKIPVYARIDVKGIKNYFSTFKKVRKEEDIKALAESLEAFPAEEFAPKEFKGFAARHALGVALSKLGLPLDVPAKVLEKYLEKSG; from the coding sequence ATGAGGGTTGTGGACCACATAGAGTTCACGGCAAGGCACGGCCCTTGGCTCGTGGGTGAGAGGCTCGAGGAAATGGAAGAAGAGAAAATCGCCAAGTTTCTGGCGAGGATTTCAAACACGGTAAACAATAAACTTCCCGATTACCTCACGGTTGTCATTGACGTCGAGGGTGTAAGGGCTCTTTTGGGAGAGGGGGAGCTCTGGGAGGTACTCAAGCACTTGCGTTCCCCTGGCACCTCTAGGAAGCTAAACGCTCTCATAAGGGAGGAGGACAAGAAGCTCAGGAAGATCCTAGGGGATGTCGCCAAGGCACTCCTCGTCCGCCTCTCCCTTGCGAACCTCGCTCCCGTGGATTATCCCGTGGAGCCGATATCCGAGGTAAGGGTGAAGCTCCCCTACGAGGAGGAGCACGTGAACTTCACGGCGAAGCATGACCGGTGGATAGTCGTCAAGAGGCTGATGATAGATGAGAAGACCTCTCAGCTCGATGTCGCACGGCTCCTCGCAAGCATAAACGAAACCGCCGTCTCGAAAATTCCCGTTTATGCCCGCATAGACGTGAAGGGCATAAAGAACTATTTCTCCACGTTCAAGAAGGTTAGGAAGGAGGAAGATATAAAAGCCTTGGCCGAGAGCCTAGAGGCGTTTCCGGCTGAGGAGTTCGCCCCGAAGGAGTTTAAGGGGTTCGCCGCAAGGCACGCTTTGGGCGTTGCCCTCTCCAAGCTTGGTCTGCCCCTTGACGTCCCGGCGAAGGTCCTTGAAAAGTATCTGGAGAAGTCGGGATGA
- a CDS encoding nucleotide pyrophosphohydrolase: MELQRDVDALVKKMGGYWTPSQMLAALMEEVGELADEILAMEGVKGEPSEEKLREEVGDVLFALACIANYYGIDLEDALMESIRKYSTRDLQP, from the coding sequence ATGGAGCTCCAGAGGGACGTTGATGCTCTCGTGAAGAAGATGGGCGGCTACTGGACGCCTTCCCAGATGCTGGCAGCCCTGATGGAGGAGGTAGGTGAGCTAGCTGACGAGATACTCGCCATGGAGGGTGTTAAGGGAGAGCCAAGCGAGGAAAAACTGAGGGAAGAGGTTGGTGACGTTCTCTTCGCCCTCGCATGCATAGCCAACTACTATGGGATAGACCTAGAGGACGCCCTGATGGAAAGCATCAGAAAATATTCAACAAGAGATCTCCAACCTTAG
- a CDS encoding 30S ribosomal protein S15 encodes MARMHARKRGRSGSKRPPRTAPPIWLEYTVEEIENLVVKLRKEGYSTAMIGTILRDQYGIPSVKLFKDPDNPNRNLTITRILEKHGLAPEIPEDLMFLIKRAVNLRKHLEQHPKDLHSMRGLQLIESKIRRLVKYYRRKGKLPKDWRYDPEQAKLLVR; translated from the coding sequence ATGGCGAGGATGCACGCGAGGAAGAGGGGTAGGAGTGGTTCCAAGAGACCCCCAAGGACGGCCCCGCCCATATGGCTCGAGTATACCGTCGAGGAAATTGAGAACCTCGTCGTCAAGCTCAGGAAAGAGGGCTACAGCACGGCGATGATAGGGACGATACTCAGGGACCAGTACGGCATCCCGAGCGTCAAGCTCTTCAAGGACCCGGACAACCCCAACAGGAACCTTACCATAACGAGGATCCTCGAGAAGCACGGCCTCGCCCCCGAAATACCCGAGGATCTCATGTTCCTCATCAAGAGGGCCGTCAACCTGAGGAAGCACTTGGAGCAGCACCCCAAGGATTTACACTCTATGCGCGGTCTCCAGCTCATCGAGAGCAAGATAAGGAGGCTCGTCAAGTACTACCGCAGGAAGGGCAAGCTTCCGAAGGACTGGCGCTACGACCCGGAGCAGGCCAAGCTCCTCGTTCGCTGA
- a CDS encoding KEOPS complex subunit Pcc1 produces MEIRAEVELVWEYGDAERARAIARAIDVDNASLPEGLRKNLNLKTRSEGGRVITKVKYRGEIETLIAALDDLVFAIKVAEEVL; encoded by the coding sequence ATGGAGATAAGGGCCGAGGTTGAGTTGGTCTGGGAGTACGGCGATGCTGAAAGGGCGAGGGCGATAGCGAGGGCCATCGATGTTGATAACGCATCCCTTCCGGAGGGATTAAGGAAAAATTTAAATTTGAAGACGCGTTCCGAAGGGGGGAGGGTAATAACAAAGGTTAAATACCGCGGGGAGATTGAGACCCTCATAGCGGCTTTAGACGATTTGGTGTTCGCGATCAAGGTTGCGGAGGAGGTGTTGTAA